A DNA window from Motilibacter rhizosphaerae contains the following coding sequences:
- a CDS encoding zinc metalloprotease, which translates to MRRTALLALVAAVTGLVTAAPADAAPATTVQGRVTDVDVDYAPGATGPEHRHVLRVGASTVDLASAGLGDVPGGTHVAVSVAGARSSTEALQALATGGSSATVTDAYTSAMTVPGVHSTIIVPVKWGSGTNPRSATSWRTVVDKAWGFWSSETGGLVTEGSVTVKRTVTVTDPGDCSTDPTSQALSLARVNPSTTSAHVVVVFPTMPGGLDSTCVDGWLGLGEVGGNVLWLADSLTGSPSATTGSETYAAKVLGHELGHNLGLGHANAYSCGTLPLAAAASCTEQPYQDYSQIMGYGFGTLAPPQAQLLGALPSAAVTDVTGPGTWTLAGVDTGTGLRALRLTIPLDGANASVYLDAETPTSVRSEQTAAPAGYPGWTGLVARVVDGDETRLLDLTPTGPTGAAGTPALGAGGSWAVPGTSLTVNVTSADATGATVQVTSTSAAPAWAAAPVRTDRTTGWANPTQPVSLSWTAPSDATGLVRYEVLADSTVLATLPPGTTSATVTPGAARDGSSVTLAVRAWNAGGLATVATLPLTADSTPPSVPLLAVPPQTIGPLQLSWPAATDAGSGLDHYLLRVDGGAAQSLAGSVTGTMLDLPVGAHTVALAAVDAAGNTSAVATASSTRVTPPPPPVPAPVVVPVPAPVAAAPVPVPTPTPAPVPPTFTGAAVTLRLGPVSPLAIPLSVSGSVAAGSSALCSYTARADGRDLLTAASVPTSVPAAVAPGRRSVAQTVTDCSGRSANSSAHPVVTLTAESTSVWTGIWLPVSRRTALGGRMLASAARGSALAYTFNGTSVGVAGPRGPGNAPFDVYLDGRKVARVDPSRGTGTEVLWAAAVPAGKHVVKVGVGKVGRNTLVRVDGFLTVA; encoded by the coding sequence GTGAGACGCACCGCCCTGCTCGCGCTCGTCGCGGCTGTGACTGGCCTGGTCACCGCCGCTCCCGCCGACGCCGCGCCCGCGACGACCGTGCAGGGCCGGGTCACCGACGTCGACGTCGACTACGCCCCCGGCGCCACCGGCCCCGAGCACCGCCACGTCCTGCGCGTCGGCGCCAGCACCGTCGACCTCGCGAGCGCCGGGCTCGGCGACGTCCCCGGCGGCACCCACGTCGCGGTCTCCGTCGCCGGCGCGCGCAGCAGCACCGAGGCGCTCCAGGCCCTCGCGACCGGCGGGTCGAGCGCGACGGTCACCGACGCGTACACCTCCGCGATGACCGTGCCCGGCGTGCACAGCACGATCATCGTGCCGGTCAAGTGGGGCAGCGGGACCAACCCGCGCTCCGCGACGAGCTGGCGCACGGTCGTCGACAAGGCGTGGGGCTTCTGGTCGAGCGAGACCGGCGGCCTCGTCACCGAGGGCAGCGTCACCGTCAAGCGGACGGTCACCGTGACCGACCCCGGCGACTGCTCGACCGACCCGACCAGCCAGGCGCTCTCCCTCGCCCGCGTGAACCCGAGCACCACCTCCGCGCACGTCGTCGTGGTCTTCCCGACGATGCCCGGCGGCCTCGACTCCACCTGCGTCGACGGCTGGCTCGGGCTCGGCGAGGTCGGCGGCAACGTGCTCTGGCTCGCCGACAGCCTCACCGGAAGCCCGTCGGCGACGACCGGGTCGGAGACGTACGCCGCGAAGGTCCTCGGCCACGAGCTCGGCCACAACCTCGGGCTCGGGCACGCCAACGCCTACTCCTGCGGGACGCTGCCCCTCGCCGCCGCGGCGAGCTGCACCGAGCAGCCCTACCAGGACTACTCGCAGATCATGGGCTACGGCTTCGGCACGCTCGCCCCGCCGCAGGCGCAGCTGCTGGGCGCTCTGCCCTCCGCCGCCGTGACCGACGTGACCGGCCCGGGCACGTGGACGCTCGCCGGCGTCGACACGGGTACGGGCCTGCGCGCCCTGCGCCTCACGATCCCGCTCGACGGCGCGAACGCCTCGGTCTACCTCGACGCCGAGACCCCCACCTCCGTACGCAGTGAGCAGACCGCCGCGCCCGCGGGCTACCCGGGGTGGACCGGCCTCGTCGCCCGCGTCGTCGACGGCGACGAGACGCGGCTGCTCGACCTCACGCCGACGGGCCCGACCGGAGCCGCTGGTACGCCCGCGCTCGGCGCCGGCGGAAGCTGGGCCGTCCCCGGCACCAGCCTCACCGTGAACGTCACCTCCGCCGACGCGACGGGCGCGACCGTGCAGGTCACCTCCACGAGCGCGGCTCCCGCGTGGGCGGCGGCTCCGGTCCGTACGGACCGGACGACCGGCTGGGCCAACCCGACGCAGCCGGTGTCGCTGTCGTGGACGGCGCCGAGCGACGCGACCGGCCTCGTGCGCTACGAGGTCCTCGCCGACAGCACCGTGCTCGCCACCCTGCCGCCCGGCACGACCAGCGCGACCGTCACCCCGGGCGCGGCCCGCGACGGCAGCAGCGTCACGCTCGCCGTCCGCGCCTGGAACGCCGGCGGCCTCGCCACCGTCGCCACGCTGCCGCTGACGGCGGACAGCACGCCGCCGAGCGTGCCCCTGCTCGCCGTGCCCCCGCAGACCATCGGCCCCCTGCAGCTCTCCTGGCCCGCCGCGACCGACGCCGGCTCCGGGCTCGACCACTACCTGCTGCGGGTCGACGGCGGCGCCGCCCAGTCGCTCGCCGGCAGCGTCACGGGGACGATGCTCGACCTGCCCGTGGGCGCGCACACGGTGGCACTCGCGGCCGTCGACGCGGCGGGCAACACCTCGGCCGTGGCGACCGCGAGCTCGACCCGGGTGACCCCGCCGCCGCCCCCGGTCCCGGCGCCGGTCGTCGTGCCCGTGCCCGCGCCCGTGGCGGCCGCACCCGTCCCCGTTCCGACGCCGACCCCCGCGCCCGTCCCGCCGACCTTCACCGGCGCCGCCGTCACCCTGCGCCTGGGTCCGGTCAGCCCGCTGGCGATCCCGCTGTCCGTCAGCGGCAGCGTCGCCGCCGGGTCCTCCGCCCTCTGCTCCTACACGGCCCGCGCCGACGGCCGCGACCTGCTCACGGCTGCCAGCGTGCCGACCTCGGTGCCCGCTGCTGTCGCTCCGGGCAGGCGCAGCGTCGCGCAGACCGTCACCGACTGCAGCGGGCGCAGCGCGAACTCCTCCGCGCACCCGGTCGTCACGCTGACCGCGGAGAGCACCAGCGTGTGGACCGGGATCTGGCTGCCCGTCAGCCGGCGGACCGCGCTCGGCGGCCGGATGCTCGCGTCCGCGGCCCGCGGGAGCGCCCTCGCGTACACCTTCAACGGGACCTCGGTCGGCGTCGCCGGCCCGCGCGGCCCGGGCAACGCGCCGTTCGACGTCTACCTCGACGGCCGCAAGGTCGCCCGCGTCGACCCCTCGCGCGGCACCGGCACGGAGGTGCTCTGGGCCGCCGCCGTCCCCGCCGGCAAGCACGTCGTCAAGGTCGGCGTCGGCAAGGTCGGGCGCAACACCCTCGTGCGGGTGGACGGCTTCCTCACGGTGGCGTAG
- a CDS encoding RNA polymerase sigma factor, with amino-acid sequence MTPTDAELLRRSGSDPTAYRELYDRHAERVAAFLERRTRDRDAALDLTAETFAQAWLSRHRFDDQHAGSCGPWLFGIARHLLLRSVREQRLASDAARRLHLTVDRATVPPADAWVEGLEEDLHAALAELPEGQRRAVQLRVLDDLPYDRVADDLAISPGAARIRVSRGLAALRVSLSSTDRSTP; translated from the coding sequence GTGACCCCCACCGACGCCGAGCTGCTCCGCCGCTCCGGCTCCGACCCCACGGCGTACCGCGAGCTCTACGACCGGCACGCCGAGCGCGTCGCGGCCTTCCTCGAGCGGCGTACGCGCGACCGGGACGCCGCCCTCGACCTCACCGCCGAGACCTTCGCCCAGGCGTGGCTCTCCCGGCACCGCTTCGACGACCAGCACGCCGGCTCGTGCGGGCCGTGGCTGTTCGGCATCGCCCGCCACCTGCTGCTCCGGTCCGTACGCGAGCAGCGCCTCGCCTCCGACGCCGCGCGCCGCCTCCACCTCACCGTCGACCGGGCCACCGTCCCGCCCGCCGACGCGTGGGTCGAGGGCCTCGAGGAGGACCTCCACGCCGCGCTCGCCGAGCTGCCCGAGGGCCAGCGCCGCGCCGTGCAGCTGCGCGTGCTCGACGACCTGCCCTACGACCGGGTCGCCGACGACCTGGCCATCTCCCCCGGCGCGGCCCGCATCCGCGTCTCGCGCGGGCTCGCCGCCCTGCGCGTCTCCCTCTCCTCCACCGATCGGAGCACCCCGTGA
- a CDS encoding ABC transporter ATP-binding protein produces the protein MIDTAQPAIEVRGLVKAFGDVTALDGVDLEVPEGSVHGLLGPNGAGKTTLLRILVGLVSPSAGTVRVLGHDPALGPAAREGVASLIESPRFKPSLSARTNLRMLADLDGLGAAGDVEDALARVGLDSRQTRAVRHYSLGMRQRLGIAACLVRRPRLLLLDEPANGLDPSGARDVRMLVRELADEGTTVLLSSHDMAEVDELCDSVTILARGRVARTGSMAGLRTEAPVAAYLLCTADDATAATLAPAGVTVERTPAGLVVSATQADMDAYAVVLGRSGVPIRTLQLQTAPLEALFFALTDVA, from the coding sequence GTGATCGACACGGCACAGCCCGCCATCGAGGTCCGCGGCCTGGTCAAGGCGTTCGGCGACGTCACCGCCCTCGACGGCGTCGACCTCGAGGTGCCCGAAGGCTCCGTCCACGGCCTGCTCGGCCCCAACGGCGCCGGGAAGACCACGCTGCTCCGCATCCTCGTCGGCCTGGTGTCGCCGAGCGCCGGGACCGTGCGCGTGCTCGGTCACGATCCCGCGCTCGGCCCGGCGGCGCGCGAGGGCGTCGCGTCGCTCATCGAGTCGCCGCGCTTCAAGCCGTCGCTGTCGGCGCGCACCAACCTGCGCATGCTCGCCGACCTCGACGGGCTCGGCGCCGCGGGTGACGTCGAGGACGCCCTGGCGCGCGTCGGGCTCGACAGCAGGCAGACTCGTGCCGTGCGGCACTACTCCCTCGGCATGCGGCAGCGTCTGGGCATCGCCGCCTGCCTCGTCCGGCGGCCGCGCCTGCTGCTGCTCGACGAGCCGGCCAACGGGCTCGACCCGTCGGGGGCGCGGGACGTGCGCATGCTCGTGCGCGAGCTCGCGGACGAGGGCACCACCGTGCTGCTCTCCAGCCACGACATGGCCGAGGTCGACGAGCTCTGCGACAGCGTGACGATCCTCGCGCGGGGGCGGGTGGCGCGTACCGGGTCGATGGCGGGGCTGCGCACCGAGGCGCCGGTCGCGGCGTACCTCCTGTGCACGGCGGACGACGCCACCGCCGCGACCCTCGCTCCCGCCGGCGTCACCGTCGAGCGGACGCCCGCCGGGCTCGTCGTCAGCGCGACGCAGGCCGACATGGACGCGTACGCCGTGGTGCTGGGCCGCTCCGGCGTCCCCATCCGCACCCTGCAGCTGCAGACCGCTCCGCTCGAGGCGCTGTTCTTCGCGCTGACGGATGTGGCGTGA
- a CDS encoding bifunctional YncE family protein/alkaline phosphatase family protein, whose translation MRVRRLLPLSAALALPGLALAPSLLPGGASAGTGPAPLHGAQLAALGSPARSVPGPDGPNLFSATLPNGRRITPAGRSIQVGQNPLNSVLTPDGHFLVTSNSDERNTPPKVGTIIDPADRKRGSGAALSSYALSIVDTTTMTVVASVTPPKTNYPHPGSTSNGRVDSDASNGLFLGVAVQANPDGTPGYRVFASGGVADVVYVYSVGADGTIAAAPQQIPLPVPTDTTQATYGMAAPGWLTLSADKQTLYVVNNNGNSVTPVDLRTFTPGTPVPVGYFPYAALQVKDKLFVSNWGVTTRTFADGQGTVDPKTGVATHAFTTKIGGGTTNRFANPDTDPAKSSSLSVLDLASGLTAKTSVSLARPIDGINVVGGTHPSALAYAAKRGKQAVYVADANEDAIAVVDPTSEKLLRRVLLPVPTLPGAVQGGEGTGPTTFGLTPNALAVSPDQKTLYAAEAGLNSIAVYDLKDPTAPSFRGRIPTGWYPVGVTVSPDGSQLYVTNAKGAGAPYHYQGTYVSPGVYTNPDVNWFYGSVQKVDLSRINLPRSTAQVVKNTVVKKAADTAKLGVLQKNLKHVVFILRENKSYDTYFGDDAVLNGRGARGNPDYAQYGPYVRNAKSLAETFNVGDNNYADSEESNAGHSFALAGTSTDYQQKTLLSRFQRPLVNIKNEDPEDYPLQGYIYNAMARNGKSYRDYGDNIRISGYDDGSSNDFCSDDPKPGCSNATYNTIADTTSPTAGLGGTYSETLPALKVLGGHLDENYPGWNLRISDQRRAKEFISDYGSLVSKGTAPQFASVWLPGDHTGGCATPTTKCTPNQEVADNDVALGQIIDYLTHSPIWKDTAIFLTQDDAQSSPDHINAHRTYTTVISPYAVRGQVVHDFGSTVSVPKTIEEILDLPAMSYGDLLANDLLGYFTTKPDLTPWSPVATQAAAHVPAEVAKVWSLASKLPTGTYDTGTGQLQKLTSVYFQSLALSKHKAALSAPAYAKQQAALYAKAERIVS comes from the coding sequence ATGCGTGTCCGTCGTCTCCTCCCGCTCAGCGCGGCGCTGGCCCTCCCGGGCCTCGCCCTCGCGCCGAGCCTGCTGCCGGGCGGCGCGTCCGCCGGCACCGGGCCCGCGCCGCTGCACGGTGCCCAGCTCGCCGCCCTCGGGTCGCCGGCGCGCAGCGTCCCCGGCCCGGACGGGCCCAACCTGTTCTCGGCGACGCTGCCCAACGGCCGTCGCATCACCCCGGCCGGCCGCAGCATCCAGGTCGGGCAGAACCCGCTCAACTCCGTGCTGACGCCGGACGGGCACTTCCTCGTCACGAGCAACTCCGACGAGCGGAACACCCCGCCGAAGGTCGGCACCATCATCGACCCGGCGGACCGCAAGCGCGGGTCGGGCGCGGCCCTGTCGTCGTACGCGCTGAGCATCGTCGACACGACGACGATGACGGTCGTCGCGTCGGTGACGCCGCCGAAGACGAACTACCCGCACCCCGGGTCCACCTCCAACGGGCGCGTCGACTCCGACGCCAGCAACGGGCTCTTCCTCGGGGTGGCCGTGCAGGCCAACCCCGACGGCACGCCCGGCTACCGCGTCTTCGCGAGCGGCGGCGTCGCCGACGTCGTCTACGTCTACTCGGTGGGCGCGGACGGGACGATCGCCGCCGCGCCGCAGCAGATCCCGCTGCCGGTGCCGACGGACACGACGCAGGCGACGTACGGCATGGCGGCTCCCGGCTGGCTGACGCTGTCGGCCGACAAGCAGACGCTCTACGTCGTCAACAACAACGGCAACAGCGTCACCCCGGTCGACCTGCGGACGTTCACGCCCGGCACGCCGGTGCCCGTCGGCTACTTCCCGTACGCCGCGCTGCAGGTCAAGGACAAGCTGTTCGTCAGCAACTGGGGCGTGACCACGCGCACCTTCGCCGACGGCCAGGGCACGGTCGACCCGAAGACCGGCGTCGCGACGCACGCGTTCACCACCAAGATCGGCGGCGGGACGACCAACCGCTTCGCCAACCCGGACACCGACCCGGCGAAGTCCTCCAGCCTGTCGGTGCTCGACCTCGCCAGCGGCCTGACGGCGAAGACCTCGGTGAGCCTCGCCCGCCCGATCGACGGGATCAACGTCGTCGGCGGCACGCACCCCTCCGCCCTGGCGTACGCCGCCAAGCGCGGCAAGCAGGCGGTCTACGTCGCCGACGCCAACGAGGACGCGATCGCGGTCGTCGACCCGACGAGCGAGAAGCTGCTGCGCCGCGTGCTGCTCCCGGTGCCGACGCTGCCGGGTGCCGTGCAGGGCGGGGAGGGCACCGGCCCGACCACCTTCGGCCTCACCCCGAACGCCCTCGCGGTCAGCCCGGACCAGAAGACGCTCTACGCCGCCGAGGCCGGGCTCAACAGCATCGCGGTCTACGACCTCAAGGACCCGACGGCGCCGTCCTTCCGCGGCCGGATCCCCACGGGCTGGTACCCGGTCGGGGTGACCGTCTCGCCGGACGGCTCCCAGCTCTACGTCACCAACGCCAAGGGTGCGGGCGCGCCGTACCACTACCAGGGCACCTACGTCTCGCCCGGCGTCTACACGAACCCCGACGTCAACTGGTTCTACGGCTCGGTGCAGAAGGTCGACCTCTCGCGCATCAACCTGCCGCGCTCGACCGCGCAGGTCGTGAAGAACACCGTCGTGAAGAAGGCCGCGGACACCGCGAAGCTCGGCGTGCTGCAGAAGAACCTCAAGCACGTGGTGTTCATCCTGCGGGAGAACAAGTCCTACGACACCTACTTCGGTGACGACGCGGTCCTCAACGGCCGCGGCGCCCGCGGCAACCCCGACTACGCGCAGTACGGCCCCTACGTCCGCAACGCCAAGTCGCTCGCCGAGACCTTCAACGTCGGCGACAACAACTACGCCGACTCGGAGGAGTCGAACGCCGGTCACTCGTTCGCGCTGGCGGGCACGTCGACGGACTACCAGCAGAAGACCCTGCTGTCGCGCTTCCAGCGGCCCCTCGTCAACATCAAGAACGAGGACCCCGAGGACTACCCGCTGCAGGGCTACATCTACAACGCCATGGCGCGCAACGGGAAGTCCTACCGCGACTACGGCGACAACATCCGCATCAGCGGCTACGACGACGGGTCGAGCAACGACTTCTGCAGCGACGACCCGAAGCCCGGCTGCAGCAACGCGACCTACAACACGATCGCCGACACGACGTCGCCGACGGCGGGACTGGGTGGCACGTACAGCGAGACGCTGCCGGCGCTGAAGGTCCTCGGCGGCCACCTCGACGAGAACTACCCGGGCTGGAACCTCCGGATCTCGGACCAGCGGCGCGCCAAGGAGTTCATCTCCGACTACGGCTCGCTCGTCAGCAAGGGCACGGCGCCGCAGTTCGCGTCCGTGTGGCTGCCGGGTGACCACACTGGCGGGTGCGCGACCCCGACGACGAAGTGCACTCCCAACCAGGAGGTCGCCGACAACGACGTCGCCCTGGGCCAGATCATCGACTACCTCACGCACTCGCCGATCTGGAAGGACACCGCGATCTTCCTCACGCAGGACGACGCGCAGAGCTCGCCGGACCACATCAACGCGCACCGCACCTACACGACGGTCATCTCGCCGTACGCCGTGCGCGGCCAGGTGGTCCACGACTTCGGCTCCACGGTCTCGGTGCCGAAGACGATCGAGGAGATCCTCGACCTGCCGGCGATGAGCTACGGCGACCTGCTCGCCAACGACCTGCTCGGCTACTTCACCACCAAGCCCGACCTGACGCCGTGGAGCCCGGTCGCGACCCAGGCTGCGGCGCACGTCCCGGCTGAGGTGGCGAAGGTCTGGTCGCTGGCGTCGAAGCTGCCGACCGGGACCTACGACACGGGGACGGGCCAGCTGCAGAAGCTGACCTCGGTCTACTTCCAGTCGCTGGCGCTGTCGAAGCACAAGGCGGCGCTGTCGGCTCCCGCGTACGCGAAGCAGCAGGCGGCGCTCTACGCGAAGGCGGAGCGGATCGTCTCGTAG
- a CDS encoding ATP-dependent DNA helicase, protein MAERATTRPAAGVREALAAAVGALGGAERPGQVEMAEAVAASMASGEHLLVQAGTGTGKSLAYLVPSLLHAAEGKGPVVVATATLALQAQIVDRDLPRLVEAVEPLLGRKPTFAILKGRSNYACKAKIAGVVPDDDPSALFSTPSTPLGREVTRARQWAADSDTGDRDELLPGVGHRAWRQVSVSARECVGAQKCAYGLECFAELARARAAEADVVVTNHALLAIDALESFSVLPEHDVCVIDEAHELVDRVTGVATDELTVSMVERAAQRAARVVDDGVDGLSEAAADLSDALAAAAPGRLASLPAQLGDALVLVRDSARACQSGLQRDKDGDEVSRRAARALVDAVFETASRMLAWSQYDVCWISANGPARSLHIAPLTVAGLLRERLFAEKTVVATSATLELGGSFDLVAGHLGLGGSDGPAWTSLDVGTPFDPARQGILYIASHLPQPGREGVSAAALEELVSLVRAAGGRTLGLFSSMRAAEQAAEYVRGELDLPILLQGEEGTPELVRQFASDAATCLFGTMSLWQGVDVPGSALQLVVIDRIPFPRPDDPLAAARRDAAGASGFVAIYASAAALRLAQGAGRLLRQVDDRGVVAVLDPRLASAGYAGFLQKSLPPFWKTRSREAVLAALQRIDESAPPVRPVRGRP, encoded by the coding sequence GTGGCAGAGCGGGCGACGACGCGACCCGCCGCAGGGGTCCGGGAGGCCCTCGCGGCGGCGGTCGGCGCGCTCGGCGGAGCGGAGCGGCCGGGCCAGGTCGAGATGGCCGAGGCGGTCGCGGCGTCGATGGCGTCGGGGGAGCACCTGCTCGTCCAGGCGGGCACGGGCACCGGCAAGTCGCTGGCCTACCTCGTGCCGTCGCTGCTGCACGCGGCGGAGGGCAAGGGGCCGGTCGTCGTGGCGACGGCGACACTGGCGCTGCAGGCGCAGATCGTCGACCGCGACCTGCCGCGGCTGGTCGAGGCGGTCGAGCCGCTGCTGGGCCGCAAGCCGACGTTCGCGATCCTCAAGGGCCGCTCGAACTACGCGTGCAAGGCGAAGATCGCGGGGGTCGTGCCGGACGACGACCCCTCGGCACTGTTCTCTACGCCGTCGACGCCGCTCGGCCGCGAGGTCACGCGGGCGCGGCAGTGGGCGGCGGACTCGGACACGGGCGACCGCGACGAGTTGCTGCCGGGCGTCGGGCACCGCGCGTGGCGGCAGGTCTCGGTGTCGGCGCGCGAGTGCGTGGGGGCGCAGAAGTGCGCGTACGGCCTGGAGTGCTTCGCCGAGCTGGCCCGGGCGCGGGCGGCGGAGGCTGACGTCGTCGTGACGAACCACGCGCTGCTGGCGATCGACGCGCTGGAGAGCTTCTCGGTGCTCCCCGAGCACGACGTCTGCGTCATCGACGAGGCGCACGAGCTGGTCGACCGCGTCACTGGCGTCGCGACCGACGAGCTGACGGTCTCGATGGTCGAGCGCGCGGCGCAGCGGGCCGCGCGGGTCGTCGACGACGGGGTGGACGGGCTCTCGGAGGCGGCTGCTGATCTGTCCGACGCGCTGGCGGCTGCGGCTCCCGGGCGTTTGGCTTCCCTGCCTGCTCAGCTCGGCGACGCGCTGGTCCTGGTCCGCGACTCCGCGCGGGCGTGCCAGTCCGGGCTGCAGCGCGACAAGGACGGCGACGAGGTGTCGCGCCGGGCGGCGCGGGCGCTGGTGGACGCGGTGTTCGAGACGGCGTCGCGGATGCTGGCCTGGTCGCAGTACGACGTCTGCTGGATCTCCGCCAACGGCCCGGCCCGCTCGCTGCACATCGCGCCGCTGACCGTTGCGGGGCTGCTGAGGGAGCGGCTGTTCGCGGAGAAGACGGTGGTCGCGACGTCCGCGACACTCGAGCTGGGCGGGTCGTTCGACCTCGTCGCGGGGCATCTGGGTCTCGGTGGCTCGGACGGTCCGGCATGGACATCCCTTGATGTCGGTACGCCATTCGACCCCGCCCGCCAGGGCATCCTCTACATCGCGTCGCACCTGCCTCAGCCCGGGCGGGAGGGCGTTTCCGCTGCTGCGCTGGAAGAGTTGGTGTCGCTCGTGCGCGCGGCCGGCGGCCGCACGCTGGGGCTGTTCTCCTCGATGCGGGCGGCGGAGCAGGCGGCGGAGTACGTCCGCGGCGAGCTGGACCTGCCGATCCTGCTGCAGGGCGAGGAGGGGACGCCGGAACTCGTGCGGCAGTTCGCCTCCGATGCGGCGACGTGCCTGTTCGGGACGATGTCGCTGTGGCAGGGCGTCGACGTGCCCGGTTCGGCGCTGCAGCTCGTCGTCATCGACCGCATCCCGTTCCCGCGGCCGGACGACCCTTTGGCCGCCGCGCGACGAGATGCTGCTGGTGCGTCGGGGTTCGTCGCGATCTACGCATCGGCTGCTGCGCTTCGGCTCGCGCAGGGGGCGGGCCGGCTGCTGCGTCAGGTCGACGACCGCGGGGTGGTGGCGGTGCTCGACCCGCGGCTGGCCTCTGCCGGCTATGCGGGGTTCCTGCAGAAGTCACTGCCGCCGTTCTGGAAGACGCGGTCGCGGGAGGCAGTTCTCGCAGCGCTGCAGCGGATCGACGAGTCGGCGCCGCCGGTCCGGCCCGTACGCGGTCGGCCGTGA
- a CDS encoding ABC transporter permease, with protein sequence MTTVLRWELRTLASLWRVRIAALLCLVGPFAFVVLLESQSQLPVDTLFGRWVKESGYALPLLVLGFVAQWAFPALTCVVAGDIFSVEDAHGTWKTLLTRSRSRGEVFTGKVLAAACWTVFLVALLAVSSTLAGVLLVGSHPLVGLSGNVLSPGSALGLDLGAWLTCLPPALGFTSLGVALSVVSRSSVVGVVAPVVLGLLMQLYAFLGRSDLLGHLLLTLDFGAWHGLAAAPVFLRPLVESLAVSAAYVVVLVSVAWWRFHDRDEVG encoded by the coding sequence GTGACGACGGTCCTCCGCTGGGAGCTCCGCACCCTCGCGTCACTGTGGCGCGTCCGCATCGCCGCCCTGCTCTGCCTCGTCGGCCCCTTCGCCTTCGTGGTGCTGCTCGAGTCGCAGTCGCAGCTGCCCGTCGACACGCTGTTCGGGCGGTGGGTGAAGGAGTCGGGCTACGCACTCCCCCTGCTGGTGCTGGGGTTCGTCGCGCAGTGGGCGTTCCCCGCGCTCACCTGCGTCGTCGCCGGTGACATCTTCAGCGTCGAGGACGCCCACGGGACGTGGAAGACCCTGCTGACCCGCAGCCGCAGCCGGGGTGAGGTGTTCACCGGCAAGGTGCTCGCCGCCGCGTGCTGGACGGTCTTCCTCGTCGCACTGCTCGCCGTCTCCTCGACGCTCGCAGGGGTGCTGCTCGTCGGGTCGCACCCGCTGGTCGGGCTGTCGGGCAACGTGCTGTCGCCGGGCTCCGCCCTCGGGCTCGACCTCGGCGCGTGGCTCACCTGCCTGCCGCCCGCGCTCGGCTTCACCTCGCTCGGGGTCGCGCTCAGCGTGGTCTCGCGCAGCTCCGTCGTCGGGGTCGTCGCGCCGGTCGTCCTCGGGCTGCTCATGCAGCTCTACGCCTTCCTCGGCCGCTCCGACCTGCTCGGCCACCTGCTGCTGACGCTGGACTTCGGCGCCTGGCACGGACTGGCTGCGGCACCGGTGTTCCTGCGCCCCTTGGTCGAGTCGCTCGCCGTCAGCGCGGCGTACGTCGTCGTGCTGGTGTCGGTCGCCTGGTGGCGGTTCCACGACCGCGACGAGGTGGGCTGA